A segment of the Flavobacterium azooxidireducens genome:
ATGAAATCTGCTTGTTGATTTGCCGTCATATACATACTCGGATTATTTCCGGGATGTAATGGTTCGTTTTGTGGTGTAATGGCATCGATTCTGATACCTTCTTCTTGCATTTTTTGAATAAATTTTACAAAATACTGTGCATAAACACCATAATATTGTGGTTGAAGACTACCTCCGATGCTACTGCCGTTATCTTTCATCCAAACAGGTGGCGACCATGGACTTCCCATGATTTTAATGTTTGGATTGATAAGTAAAATATCTTTTAAAACCGGAATTAAATGCGTCATATCCGGTGCTAAACTAAATTGTTCAAGATTCATATCGGTTTGGCCGGCTGGCAAATCGTTATATGAAAAAACAGTGCTGTTTAAATCAGAAGCTCCGATACTGATTCGTAAATAGCTTACGGCAATATCATTTTCGCCAGATCCAAAAAGTTCTTGTAGTAATTCTTGTTTTTTTGTTGCGTTTAATTGATTGATCACTTCGGCACTTCCTCCGGTTAATGAATAGCCAAACCCTTCGATTTCTTGGTAGGTAATGTTGGGTTTTACTTCAATAACGGGATTTATATTGGGTTGTGTTCCAAAAATTAATAATCCATTTTGCTTTTGTAGTTTAACGGATTGGTTTCCTTTGGTAAGCCAAAAATCAACTTCATTGATTCCAACCGGAGTATCATCATCCATTGGTTGAGAACCATCTGAAGAATCACTACACTGAGACAGTGACATTATGAATGCCAAAATTGCGATTGCTTTCATTGAGGTAAAAATTATTTTTTTCATACTTGGATTTTTTTCTTTCTATTTTTAGAAGAAGGATAGTTATGATTTTATTTTTGAGGATAAAATTTCTCCTCAAAATGCTTCCGTATTGCTGCAGAAGCATTTTTTTCAAGGAAAAATAACTAACTCAAAACAAACTGTATTATTGATAAATTCTGATATAATCGACTTCAAAAACGGATTGTGTAAAATTTGGATCGATTGCTCCTCCAAAATTTCCACCCATGGCACAATTTATAATCAGAAAGAAATTTTGATTGAATGGTAAATTACTATTGTTAGAAAAAGTATAAAACAATTGATTATCAACATAAAACTTTATAGATGATGCTCTCCAATCTACTGTGTAAAGATGAAATTCGGAAGAAACATTTGGAACAGTTACACTTCCGCCATCGCCATTTCCACCGGAATGACTAGGATGGTGTAACGTTCCGTGAATAATATTCTGACTGTTTCCAACGTGCTCCATGATGTCTATCTCTCCACATCCAGGCCATCCTGCAGTTGAGATATTGTCTCCAAGCATCCATAAAGCAGGCCAAGTTCCGCCACCGGTTGGAAGTTTTGCTCTTATTTCTACTTTTCCGTATCGAAACGAAAATTTATTCTGTGTTTTAATTCGTGCAGAAGTATATTGGCTTCCACTATAATTTTCTTTGATTAGTTTAATTTTTAGATGACCGTCTTCCACAATTACATTTTCCGGTCTGTTGGTATAATATTGTGACTCGTTATTTCCCCATCCATCACCGCCTGTTCCCAAATCGTAGCCCCAATATGCACTGTTAGGGGCTCCGTTAACATTGAATTCTTCTGACCAAATCATCGAAGAAGCTACAAAAACGGTTACTGTTATTGATTTTGATATAAAATTTGTTCCGTTATAGGCAGAAACAAAAACTTCGTAGGTAGAAATTCCACTACCCGTGTATGTATGCGTATGTGTATTTGATTGCGTTTCAACAACTTGACCATTACCCGCATTTAATTTATAATTTGTTGCGTTATCGGCAGAAAAGCTAAACACCACCATTCCGGAACCATTTCCGTTGGGATTGTTTGCATCGGCACCTACAACATTAGCTGTAAGCTGCAAATTTTTAGGCATATTACTGTTCTCAGACGAACTACTATCGCTACTACATGCAAAAAATGCACTTGTAATAATGAGGATAAAGGAAAGAAATTGTTTCATAGTAAATTTTATTAAAAAAATGCCCAACCCATTAATGATTGGGCATTTTTAAGTTTATTAAAGAGCTGGTTTCAATTTAAGATACCAGGCATTTCCTATTTCTGTCCCTTGAACTCTGAGGTACATTTCGTTTTCTGTTAATTCAATGATTTCATAGCTTTTTTGAAGAGCTCCGTAGCCAATGAAACTTGTGGTTCCTCCTAAAACAATAACTGTTTCGGTTGATTCAGCAATTCCAGAAGTGGCACCTGTAAAGGTGAAAGGAGTTACTGCACCACCATAGCTGTAACATCCTTCATCTCCTGAAGCCGGAATACCAGGTATGGAAGAAAGAGCTCCGGTTTTTGTGAAAGCTCCATCAGGAGTTGCTACATTAATTTGGTAAGAATTTGAGCCAGCCAAAAAGCTAAATGTAAACGTTGATGTATAAAAACAATTGCAACACGCAACTTTTTCATCAATAGCAGAAGACCACCATTCTGGGGTTGAAGAACCTTCCCACGGACCAACGCCTAAATGACCTGGAACATCTTTATCTACAACCCAAGTTTTTGACGAGTTATTAGTTAAATAAGTTACAATTTCAGGTTCAACGTTGAAATCGCTTCTAACTGTAATTTCTTTTGTAGCAGTTGTAGATGAACCTCCACTACCATAGGCAACTACTGTTATTAAATAGGTTCCGGTAGAAGAATATCGTTTGGTTACTGTTGTAGAGCTTAGGCTTACGAGTTCTGATTGAGCAGCTGTGCCATAATCAATTTTATAACCAATGGCTCCATCTGCAGTAATATTTATAACCACATCACCAGATCCATCTCCGTCTGGATTTTCTGCGTTTTGACCAATAATTTCTGTGTTAATAACCAGATTTGTTGGTGCGTTTAAATCTCCAAGAGAATACTCTTCTTCGGCACAATTTGTGAATCCTATTCCAATCGTGAGGAAAGAAATCAAATATAAAATTTTTGTTTTCATAGCTTTCATTAATTTGTTAATCTGATATTATCGATATAAATCACTTCTCCTGCACCATTATCTGTATCGTTGTAACGCAAAACAAGCTGATTAAATTTAGTTCCGGCAGGAATTCCGCCAACAGTGCTAAAATCGAAAGTTAATTCTTCCCATTGATTTGCTACTGTATTAGCTACTTTTAAAATAGCTACACCATTTCCTGGATTTCCACCCACAGCACCTTCTAATTCAACGTTTAGCATTTTGCCAACTTCAGAGGCATAAACCAATACTTTAATTTTATTTCCGTTTGCAAAATCAATTGGATTGTTCAGTGGGCTATATGTTCCGCTCCAATTGGGAACGTTCATAGGTTTTGTATATTGACCTACTTTTGCACTTGTATTTAATCCGGAAGGGTTTGGATTATCAACTTTTGCAAAAGTTACATCGCCAAAGGTTCCAAAAAAGTAATTTATATAATCACTTTCAAAAGTTATTGGCAATTCAAATGGATCAAAAATAATAACTTCTTCTATTAATTCTGAAGTTGCTGCACCGCCACTCAAAGCCACCACTTTAAGCTGATAACTTCCCGCACTTGGATAGGTGTGTGGAGGAAGTGTTTGTCCAACCGCCATTGGTGTTCCTGTTTCATTAGCAACATCACCATAGTAAACCAAAAAACCATTTGCAAAATCTGCAGTAGCAGATACGGTAAGGTTGTAGCCTTCTATGATTTTTGTAGTTTCTATATTTTCAGGAGCTCTATACATAATTTGAAACGGAATTAAACTTTCTGTTTCAAAACCAGTAATACTAGTTGCGATTATTTTTACTGTATAACTTCCTTCCGGATAAACGTGGGTTACATTTTCACCAGCTGATAATGTAACTGGTTCTGAAGTTCCATCACCAAAATCGACTGTAAAGAATGTTGCATCGTTTCCGGTTGGAGTAATTTTAACTTTACCTGAATTATCGTTACTGATTTGAAGAGTAGAGTTAATATTATTTGGTTGGGATGAATTTACCGATGATAAATCATCACTAATACTGTCTTCTGAACAACTTGTTGCAAGAACAGCAACTAACAACAATAATATGTTTTTTATATTTTTCATGGTTTGTATTTGTTAGTTATATTGTGGATTTTGAACAATTGCTGTGTTTTCCAATTCTTGGTATGGAATTGGGAAAATTTCATTTTTACCCGCTACAAATCCTCTTGAAGATAATTTTGTGGCTGCATCTCCCCATCTTACTAAATCGAAGAAACGGTGACCTTCTCCGGCAAGTTCTTTTCTTCTTTCGTCTTTAATTGCGTTTAAAGAAACTGGTATAGAAGGCAATCCAACGCGTGCTCTAACAGCATCTAACAATGCTTGAGCTCTTGCTCCAGTTGACCCTAATGCTTCTGCTTCAAGCAAATAAGTATCTGCCAAACGAATCATGTAGGTGTTTTGTCTATAATTTAAAATGACATCTCCACCCCCTGTGTGAACATCCGCTTGCTTAGGTAAAAATTTATTTAGAAAATAGCCTGTATCCTGATATCCTGGTGAATATGCATGCGTTGGAGGATCCTGAGCTTGTGCAATAGCCTCGTAAGGAAGAACATTAAATACAGTTGCATCAAATCTTGGATCACCAGTCATGAAGTTAATAAAATCTTCCGTAAAAACATTAAAGCTCCATCCAGAAGGTAAATCAGGAGCGGATGGAATAACTTGTACATATCCTCTTGGCCCTACCATTATGTTTAATGAATTTCCTTCGTCAGTACCACTTCCCCAATTACCCCAGCCTGTTAATCCTGTATTGGTGTGAGCTACTTCGAAAATTGATTCTTGATTAAATTTGTTTGCTACCAGCCACAAATCGCCAAAGTTGTCTAACAATTTGTTTCCGTATTGGTTTGTTTGCCCCGGTGTTCCGTTCACTTGTGCCAATTGTTCTGCAGCTAAAGCATTTTTACCTTGAAACAAAAACACTTTACCCAACATCGCTTGAGCAGCACCTTTGGTTAACCTTCCGGCATCTGCACTCATATCGGCAATAGTTGAAGGTAAATAATCAATTGAGAATAGTAAATCTTCTTCAATTTGAGCATAAACAGCTGTTGGATCTGCTTGTGGAATAGTTAAAAATTCCGATGGTTCCAGAGGAATCGTAATTAAAGGAATGTTTCCAAACATTCTTACCAATTCAAAGTAATAAATTCCGCGTAAAGCTCTTGCTTCTGCAATGAATTGATTTCTTACGTTATCATCCATATCTGCTTCTGGTATTCTTTGAAGCAAAACATTTGCTCTAAAAATCCCTTGGTAATAATCACTCCAAAAACTAAGTGGAATTGTGTTTTTATTGATGGTAAAATTGGAAAACGACTGAATTCCTATTCCATCTGTAGAGCTACCTCCTCCGGCAAAATGATCATCTGAACCTGCGTTCATCATGGCAATCATATTTTCAAAACCTCCGGACTGTTTTCTCAAAATATCATATACTGCAACCAACCCGCTAAAAGCTTCCTCTTCATTGGAATAATAATTCTCAGAAGAAAACACACCCTTAGGTTCGATCTCTATAAAGTCGTCTGAACAACTCATCACTGCACTAAAAAATAAAATTCCCAGTACACCATTTTTTAAATTAAATCTTTTCATAATCATTTTTATTAAAATTGAAGATTAACACCAAACATAAATGATCTTGCTTGTGGATAATACCCTCTGTCTATACCCATAATATTTCCTCCGATTTCAGGATCATAACCAGTATATTTTGTAAACGTTACTAAATTTTCTGCTGTCATAAACAATCTAAGTCTTTCTGCACCTATTTTGCTGGACAAATCTCTTGGGATTGTATAACCAAGTTGTACAACTTTTAAACGTAAATAATCACCATCTTCTAAGTAGAAATCGGAAGGATTGGTAAAGTTTCTATTTGGATCATCATTTGTAAGTCTAGGGTAGCTATCCGAAGTTCCTTCACCGTGCCATCTTGACAACGCATCAGTTTGATAATTGGCATTTTGAATATCAAGCCTTCTTAATCCTTTAAAAATTTTGTTTCCTCCCGCACCTTGGAAAAAGGTCATTAAATCAAACCCTTTAAAATCAAAATTCAAGGTTAGCCCATAGGTGTATTTTGGAAGAGGACTTCCTAAAAACACTTTATCATCTTCCGTAATTGTTCCGTCACCATTTGCATCTGTCCATCTAAAATCTCCTGGTCTAGCATCAGGTTGAATTAATCCACCATTTGAATTGGTATAGGCGTTTATCTCGTCCATGTTTTGGAAAATTCCAGCCGTTTGATATCCGTAAAATGAATTATAGGCTTCTCCTACTTGGGTTCTTGTAATTGCCCCCATTGATTGGAAACCAGCTGTGCCATCAGTAATGAATTCTTTATCAAAACCTAAATAGGTAACTTCATTTGTAAGTGTTGAAAAATTAGCATTTGCTGAAAAATTCAATTCTCCGATTTTTTTCTTATAACCCAATTCAAATTCAAAACCTGTGTTTTCCATATCGGCAACGTTTCCTAAAGGATCACCCGTTGCTCCAACATATCCCGGAAGTCTAACGTACTGAAGAATACCTGTCGTTTTTTTGCGATAATATTCTATGGTTAATGTAAAATCGTTTGCAACCTTAGCGTCGAAACCAATATTAAACTGCGAGGTTTCTTCCCATTTTAAATCAGGATTATCCGGTGCACTTGGGCTATATCCTGTATCAATAGCAATTCCATCTGCTCCAAATGTATAGTTTCTTCCTCCGTTAATTAAGGCAGCATATCCAAAATCAGGAATACCATCATTTCCTGTAATACCATATCCTAATCTAAATTTGAATGTGTTTACAAATTTGTTTTCTTTCCAAAATTCCTCGTTAGAAATATTCCAACCTACAGAAAAAGAGGGGAAAGTACCATATTTATTGTTTTTTCCAAATCTACTTGATCCATCTCTTCTTATGATTCCAGAAAAAATGTACTTTTCATTAAAATTATAATTTAAACGGGCAAAAAGAGAAGACAAAATATGTTCATTCCCTTCATAGGCAGATCCAACTTTATCATCTTGTGGTATAATAAAGTTAAATGAAGCATCATGATAATTATCTATCGGTAAATTATAATGAGTCATACTCATTCCATTGGTAATATTGTCTACATAAGCCCCTTGCCCTAATAAGATTTCTACATTATGTTTGTCAAAAGTTTTAGCGTAGGAAATTGTATTTTCAATATTCCAACCAAACGTTTTGTGCATATTTCTACTATAATTGTTTTGTAATGACAAAGTAGATGCATTCAAATAAAATTCAGGTGTAAAACCTTCACCTCCCCAAAAAGCCATTTTACCACCTAGCGAACTTCTAATTTTTAAACCCTCAATTGGTGTTGTAATATCAAGAAAAGCATTCCCTACAAAATCATCAGACCATCCAAAGTGTCCTAACCTTGTTTTGGCGTAAGCTAAAGGATTTGTCATTTCTTGAATTACTAAATTTGAAATTCCGTACGGGTTTCCAAATTCATCTCTCATTACATTAAAACTTGGATTGGAATAAGGGGCTCCATTACTTAAAACAGGATCGGTTTCAATTACCGGTGTAATTGGATCCAAATTGATTGCAGAACTCAATGGGCCACCAAACTCACTGTTTGTATTTCCTATACCAACAGATTTTTGATGCGAATAGCCTAATGTTTGACCCACTGTAAAATACTTAGAAATTTTGTGAGTTGAATTAATACGGATATTTTTCTTGTTGAATTTTGAAATTTCCGGTAACACAATACCTTCTTGGTCAATTAATCCAAAAGACAAATAGAAAGTTGATTTATCGTTTCCTCCACTTACGCTTACCTCATGTGAAGATCGTTTAGCAGAATCATCAAAAATATGCGATTGCCAATCGGTTCCTCTTCCAAATGATGATAAATCGGTAAAAGGAGGAGTTCTTCCATCGGCCGCAGCACGTTCATTCATTAATGCTGCATATTCTGTTGCATTTAACATTTCTAATTTTTTTGCTGCAGATGAAACACCTGCAAAACCAGTATAGTTCACACTAATTTTACCAGATTTTCCTTTTTTGGTTGTAATCAAGATTACACCGGAAGCAGCTCTAGAACCATAAATTGCTAAAGAAGCGGCATCTTTTAAAACTTCAATTGACTCAATATCGTTTTGGTTAATAAAACCAATTCCTGAAGATTCAACAATTACACCGTCAATAACCCAAAGCGGATTATTTCCACCGTAGGTGTCAAACGTTGTAATACCACGAACACGAACAGTAGCTGCAGTTCCAGGTTGGCCAGAATTACTTGCAATAATAATACCTGAAGTTCTACCTTGCAACGCTTGTTCTACACGACCACTGTTTGGAATATTTTCAATATCTTTTGCTTTTAAGCTGGATATTGCACCGGTTACTACACTTTTCTTTTGTGTACCATAACCCACAACGACCACTTCGTCTAGAGATTTATTTTCTTCTTTTAAAGTTACGTTGATTGTTGTGTTTTGAGAAACGGCTACCTCTTGAGACTCATAGCCAACATAAGAAAACACTAAAACTTCGTTTGAATTGACTTTGATTGTATAATTACCATCAAAATCGGTTGTAGTTCCCCTCGACGTGTTTTTTACTACAACATTAACACCAGGTAGCGGAAGATTGCCAGAATCATCCGTCACAGTCCCTTTAATTTCAATGTTTTGAGCAGTAATCATTGAAAACGCAAAGAGAAAAAGCATGCTTAAATACTTGCTGAATTTCATAAATTTTGGTTGTTTAAATAATTTGTTAGTTTTTGTTTTTTTGCCATTTCTAAAAAAAGTAGAGAATTCTAAAAAAACATACCTTATTATTATGAGTAATATAATTTTAAAATCTACTCTAACGTTTTCGTTTTAATAGCAGCTTAAAATTATCTCATATTAACACCACATTAACAATGTGTTATACACTTGTATCTCATCAAATTCATTTTTATATACACTTTTTATTCACTTAATTATGTAATAAATTATTATTCAATAGTTTAAATAAATAAAATAATACTCCAAAATTTATTTTTTTTACTATTTTTGATGAAATTTTAAGCACTTTTCTTTCATAATTTAATTTTTAAGACACTTGAAGACCATTCACCAATTTACAATTGTTGTTTTATTACTGATTAATTGCACTGTTTTTTGTCAAAACATAAATTTTAATGAGTTAAAAATTAATCCAATTGCGAAAGTGACCAATTATAATAGGTCAAATTTTAATGCAGATCCACAATTTTGGGCCGCTTGCGAAGACAATGATGGTGTGATGATATTTGGCAACAATGATGGAGCGGTTTTTTTTGACGGAAACCGTTGGAGTAAAATCAATCTTCCGAACAATTCTTCTGTTAGAAGTTTATACAAAGCTAAATCAGGAAAAATTTTTGCCGGTGGTTACAATGAATTTGGTACTTTACAAAAAGATGAAAAAGGAAAATATTATTATCATTCCTTAATGAATGAACTTCACCTTTCAAACAAACACATTGAAAATATTTGGCAAATTCACGAATTTGGCGAATTTATTATTTGCAGAACATTTAACGGATTAATTCTCATCAAAGGAAAAACCGCTTTGTTTATTCCGGCAAATGCTTCTTTTATAAATTCGGCTGTTTTAAATGATAATTTCTACGTTCAGGATGCAAAATATGGGATTTATCAATATAATTTACAAAACAAAGAATTAAACTTAGTGTTTGAAGCGACTAAATTTAATGATGAAGAAATCGCTTCGATGCTTGAATCTGATAAAAAGGATGAGATCATTTTATTTTCAAAATCCGGAAACATCTACAAAGGCAATTTAAAAACTTTAGCTATTGAAATGTGGTTTAGCTTATTTGATAGCAATAGTCCGGATCAAATTTCAAAAGCAATTAGAAAAGACAACAAAACCATTATGGTTGGTACGTTGGCTTCAAAAATCATTGAATTTAATATTTCCACTGGAACAATTCACAAGAACAATCCTTCGCACAGAAGTTTAAAAAATGTTGCTATTCACAATCTTTTTAAGTCAAAAAACAATTATTGGGTTATCACCAACAACGGACTATCGTTTATGGATTTTAATCCGCCATTTATCAATTTGTTTGATAAAGCTTCTGTGTATGATGTTTTAATTCATAATTCAAAAATATACTTAGCCACCAATTCGGGTGTGTTTTATGCAGATACCTCTTTTGATTTAAATTCTGACACATATTATTCCTTTTCTAAAATAAAGGAACTGCAAGGACAAACATGGTCTATTCAGTTGGTTGAAGATGAAATTGTTATTTCGCATAACGATGGATTATTTGTGTTGAATGATTTAACACCAATAAGAGTTGGAACAGAAAGTGGTTTTTGGAAAGTTACACCAATCGAAGGAAGTACCGGCAAATATTTAGCTTCAACTTATACCGGATTATTTCTTTTAGAAAAAGACAACAACGAATGGAAGCTTTTGCATAAAATAGCCGGGTTTGAAGAATCGGCAAGAGATATCATGTTATCTGAAGAAAAAAACACGTATTGGATTTGCCACGGCTACCAAGGCGTTTTTAAGGTTCATTTAAACAGTGATTACACAAAAGCAATAGCTGTTGAACATTTTACTGATAAAAACGGCTTAAAATCGTTTTATAACGTGAACGTTGTTAAGTGGGAAAATGAAATTGTTTTTACAACAAACAACGGAATATTTCAATACAACCATGAACAAAACAGATTTGTTCCTCATCAAAAGTTGAATAAAATTCTTGATCCTACAAAAAACACGCGAAAAATTATTACTCGAGGTTCAAAAACATGGTTTGTGCTAAATGATGAAGCTGGTTATTTTTATACAAAAAGCAACAACAAATCGCTTCATAAAGATTTATTTTTAAACCTAAAAGGCTATTTTAATCGTGGAATGGAATGTATTATTCCATTGTCTGAAAATCAAGTGTTATTTGGTTCTAATCTTGGTTTGTTTTTTTATAATTTAAAGAATAATACTATAAATTCTGTTGTTCCAACACAACTAACATCAATTAAATATACAGCAAATCAGAAACCATTTTTAGCAGATGTAAAAAGTAACTCTTCCATTGAGTTTCCAAATAAAACTGCATTGTTGCGTTTTGAATTTGCAGCACCTGAAATGACAAAAGGTACTCAAATTCAGTACAGCTATCAACTTGAACCTATTGATAAAAACTGGTCTGAATGGCAAAATTCTTCCTATAAAGAATTTACTCATCTTAATCCGGGCGATTATGTTTTTAAAATTAAAAGCCGAAATTTATCTGGAATTTTAGGAAGTGAAACAACTTATAAGTTCACAATTCTTCCGAAATGGTATCAAACAAATTTTGCTTTTTTTCTTTACATTTCATCCTTTATTTTGCTCATTTATATCATCTGGGTTTTGGTTAAGAAAAAAATAGAACGCGAAAGAACCAAAGCCAGAATTGAAGCCGAAAAAACCAAAAAACTTTTAGAATTAGAATTAGAACAACTAAAATTATTGCGTGAAAAAGAAAAAATAAATGCCGCAAAAATTCACTTGGAAGAAGATGTTATCGAAAAAAGTAAGCAATTGGCCAACTACACGCTTTTGTTGAGTCAAAAGAAAGAATTGTTTAATGATCTTCAATTAGATTTAAAAAGTTTGAGGGAAATCAATAAAAATGACGATTTTAGAAAACGAATCAGTCAAATATTCCAAAAGCTGCATCAGAACAAAATTGGGGAAGAATTCATGGAAATTTTTGATGTGAATTTTGAGAAAGTAAACCACAATTTCTTTGAAAAACTGAAAGAACTAAATCCATCCTTAACCAAAAGAGAATTGCGTTTGTGTGCTTTTGTGAAAATGGATTTGAGTAATAAAGAAATAGCCCCATTACTAAGTATTTCAATCCGTGGAGTAGAAAATGCTCGGTATCGAGTGCGAAAAAAATTAAACGTTCAACACGAAGAAAATTTTGCTTCTTACTTAGAAAGTTTGGTTAGCGAAGAAAAGAAAACGCATCTCGAATAAGATGCGTTTTTCTATGCTAATTACTATTTTTTACTAAAATTATAAACTCGCTTTCAAATATTCGCGGTTCATTCTAGCTATATTTTCTAGTGAAATTCCCTTTGGACATTCAATCTCACAAGCACCAGTATTGGTACAGTTTCCAAATCCTTCTTCGTCCATTTGGCGAACCATATTTAAAACTCGTTCAGTAGCTTCTACTTTACCTTGTGGTAAAAGTGCATATTGTGAAACTTTTGCTCCAACAAATAACATGGCAGATCCATTTTTGCAAGTTGCAACGCATGCTCCACAACCAATACAAGCTGCTGCCAT
Coding sequences within it:
- a CDS encoding SusC/RagA family TonB-linked outer membrane protein, giving the protein MKFSKYLSMLFLFAFSMITAQNIEIKGTVTDDSGNLPLPGVNVVVKNTSRGTTTDFDGNYTIKVNSNEVLVFSYVGYESQEVAVSQNTTINVTLKEENKSLDEVVVVGYGTQKKSVVTGAISSLKAKDIENIPNSGRVEQALQGRTSGIIIASNSGQPGTAATVRVRGITTFDTYGGNNPLWVIDGVIVESSGIGFINQNDIESIEVLKDAASLAIYGSRAASGVILITTKKGKSGKISVNYTGFAGVSSAAKKLEMLNATEYAALMNERAAADGRTPPFTDLSSFGRGTDWQSHIFDDSAKRSSHEVSVSGGNDKSTFYLSFGLIDQEGIVLPEISKFNKKNIRINSTHKISKYFTVGQTLGYSHQKSVGIGNTNSEFGGPLSSAINLDPITPVIETDPVLSNGAPYSNPSFNVMRDEFGNPYGISNLVIQEMTNPLAYAKTRLGHFGWSDDFVGNAFLDITTPIEGLKIRSSLGGKMAFWGGEGFTPEFYLNASTLSLQNNYSRNMHKTFGWNIENTISYAKTFDKHNVEILLGQGAYVDNITNGMSMTHYNLPIDNYHDASFNFIIPQDDKVGSAYEGNEHILSSLFARLNYNFNEKYIFSGIIRRDGSSRFGKNNKYGTFPSFSVGWNISNEEFWKENKFVNTFKFRLGYGITGNDGIPDFGYAALINGGRNYTFGADGIAIDTGYSPSAPDNPDLKWEETSQFNIGFDAKVANDFTLTIEYYRKKTTGILQYVRLPGYVGATGDPLGNVADMENTGFEFELGYKKKIGELNFSANANFSTLTNEVTYLGFDKEFITDGTAGFQSMGAITRTQVGEAYNSFYGYQTAGIFQNMDEINAYTNSNGGLIQPDARPGDFRWTDANGDGTITEDDKVFLGSPLPKYTYGLTLNFDFKGFDLMTFFQGAGGNKIFKGLRRLDIQNANYQTDALSRWHGEGTSDSYPRLTNDDPNRNFTNPSDFYLEDGDYLRLKVVQLGYTIPRDLSSKIGAERLRLFMTAENLVTFTKYTGYDPEIGGNIMGIDRGYYPQARSFMFGVNLQF
- a CDS encoding glycoside hydrolase family 30 protein; this encodes MKKIIFTSMKAIAILAFIMSLSQCSDSSDGSQPMDDDTPVGINEVDFWLTKGNQSVKLQKQNGLLIFGTQPNINPVIEVKPNITYQEIEGFGYSLTGGSAEVINQLNATKKQELLQELFGSGENDIAVSYLRISIGASDLNSTVFSYNDLPAGQTDMNLEQFSLAPDMTHLIPVLKDILLINPNIKIMGSPWSPPVWMKDNGSSIGGSLQPQYYGVYAQYFVKFIQKMQEEGIRIDAITPQNEPLHPGNNPSMYMTANQQADFIKNHLGPAFAAANINTKIIIYDHNCDQPGYPIAVLNDPAAKSYITGSAFHLYGGDVNAMSQVKTAHPDKDLYFTEQYTSNTGSFDGDLKWHVKNVIIGTMKNWSKNALEWNLANNASFGPHTPGGCTTCKGAITINSSSSFTRNVAYYIIAHASKFVPDGSVRIDSNSSGDIHSVAFRTPQGKKVLIVLNEGNIAQSFNIKFNQKWVTSSLDAGAVGTYVW
- a CDS encoding RagB/SusD family nutrient uptake outer membrane protein, with the translated sequence MKRFNLKNGVLGILFFSAVMSCSDDFIEIEPKGVFSSENYYSNEEEAFSGLVAVYDILRKQSGGFENMIAMMNAGSDDHFAGGGSSTDGIGIQSFSNFTINKNTIPLSFWSDYYQGIFRANVLLQRIPEADMDDNVRNQFIAEARALRGIYYFELVRMFGNIPLITIPLEPSEFLTIPQADPTAVYAQIEEDLLFSIDYLPSTIADMSADAGRLTKGAAQAMLGKVFLFQGKNALAAEQLAQVNGTPGQTNQYGNKLLDNFGDLWLVANKFNQESIFEVAHTNTGLTGWGNWGSGTDEGNSLNIMVGPRGYVQVIPSAPDLPSGWSFNVFTEDFINFMTGDPRFDATVFNVLPYEAIAQAQDPPTHAYSPGYQDTGYFLNKFLPKQADVHTGGGDVILNYRQNTYMIRLADTYLLEAEALGSTGARAQALLDAVRARVGLPSIPVSLNAIKDERRKELAGEGHRFFDLVRWGDAATKLSSRGFVAGKNEIFPIPYQELENTAIVQNPQYN
- a CDS encoding PKD domain-containing protein, whose translation is MKNIKNILLLLVAVLATSCSEDSISDDLSSVNSSQPNNINSTLQISNDNSGKVKITPTGNDATFFTVDFGDGTSEPVTLSAGENVTHVYPEGSYTVKIIATSITGFETESLIPFQIMYRAPENIETTKIIEGYNLTVSATADFANGFLVYYGDVANETGTPMAVGQTLPPHTYPSAGSYQLKVVALSGGAATSELIEEVIIFDPFELPITFESDYINYFFGTFGDVTFAKVDNPNPSGLNTSAKVGQYTKPMNVPNWSGTYSPLNNPIDFANGNKIKVLVYASEVGKMLNVELEGAVGGNPGNGVAILKVANTVANQWEELTFDFSTVGGIPAGTKFNQLVLRYNDTDNGAGEVIYIDNIRLTN
- a CDS encoding glycoside hydrolase family 16 protein codes for the protein MKQFLSFILIITSAFFACSSDSSSSENSNMPKNLQLTANVVGADANNPNGNGSGMVVFSFSADNATNYKLNAGNGQVVETQSNTHTHTYTGSGISTYEVFVSAYNGTNFISKSITVTVFVASSMIWSEEFNVNGAPNSAYWGYDLGTGGDGWGNNESQYYTNRPENVIVEDGHLKIKLIKENYSGSQYTSARIKTQNKFSFRYGKVEIRAKLPTGGGTWPALWMLGDNISTAGWPGCGEIDIMEHVGNSQNIIHGTLHHPSHSGGNGDGGSVTVPNVSSEFHLYTVDWRASSIKFYVDNQLFYTFSNNSNLPFNQNFFLIINCAMGGNFGGAIDPNFTQSVFEVDYIRIYQ
- a CDS encoding PKD domain-containing protein encodes the protein MKTKILYLISFLTIGIGFTNCAEEEYSLGDLNAPTNLVINTEIIGQNAENPDGDGSGDVVINITADGAIGYKIDYGTAAQSELVSLSSTTVTKRYSSTGTYLITVVAYGSGGSSTTATKEITVRSDFNVEPEIVTYLTNNSSKTWVVDKDVPGHLGVGPWEGSSTPEWWSSAIDEKVACCNCFYTSTFTFSFLAGSNSYQINVATPDGAFTKTGALSSIPGIPASGDEGCYSYGGAVTPFTFTGATSGIAESTETVIVLGGTTSFIGYGALQKSYEIIELTENEMYLRVQGTEIGNAWYLKLKPAL